The Camelus dromedarius isolate mCamDro1 chromosome 25, mCamDro1.pat, whole genome shotgun sequence genome has a segment encoding these proteins:
- the COPS7A gene encoding COP9 signalosome complex subunit 7a isoform X2 has protein sequence MSAEVKVTGQNQEQFLLLAKSAKGAALATLIHQVLEAPGVYVFGELLDMPNVRELAESDFASTFRLLTVFAYGTYADYLAEARNLPPLTEAQKNKLRHLSVVTLAAKVKCIPYAVLLEALALRNVRQLEDLVIEAVYADVLRGSLDQRNQRLEVDYSIGRDIQRQDLSAIARTLQEWCVGCEVVLSGIEEQVSRANQHKEQQLGLKQQIESEVANLKKTIKVTTAAAAAATSQDPEQHLTELREPAPGTNQRQPGKKASKGKGLRGSAKIWSKSN, from the exons ATGAGTGCCGAGGTGAAGGTGACAGGGCAGAACCAGGAGCAATTCCTGCTCCTGGCCAAGTCGGCCAAGGGGGCAGCACTGGCCACGCTCATCCACCAGGTGCTGGAGGCCCCCGGTGTCTACGTGTTTGGGGAACTGCTGGATATGCCTAATGTTAGAGAG CTGGCTGAGAGTGACTTCGCTTCCACGTTTCGGCTACTGACGGTGTTTGCTTACGGGACATATGCTGACTACTTAG CTGAAGCCCGGAACCTTCCCCCACTCACAGAGGCTCAGAAGAATAAGCTTCGACACCTATCAGTTGTCACCCTGGCTGCCAAAGTCAAG TGTATCCCATATGCAGTGCTGCTGGAGGCCCTGGCCCTGCGGAACGTGCGGCAGCTGGAAGACCTTGTCATTGAGGCTGTGTACGCTGACGTGCTTCGAGGCTCCCTGGACCAGCGCAACCAGCGGCTGGAGGTTGACTACAGCATCGGACGGGACATCCAACGCCAGGACCTCAGTGCCATCGCCCGAACCCTACAGGAGTG GTGTGTGGGCTGTGAGGTGGTGCTGTCAGGCATTGAAGAGCAGGTGAGCCGTGCCAACCAGCACAAGGAGCAGCAGCTGGGCCTGAAGCAGCAGATTGAGAGCGAG GTTGCCAACCTTAAAAAAACCATCAAAGTTACAACAGCAGCCGCTGCCGCAGCCACATCCCAGGACCCTGAGCAGCACCTGACTGAGCTGCGGGAGCCGGCTCCTGGCACCAACCAGCGCCAGCCCGGCAAGAAGGCCTCCAAGGGCAAGGG GCTCCGAGGGAGCGCCAAGATTTGGTCCAAGTCGAACTGA
- the COPS7A gene encoding COP9 signalosome complex subunit 7a isoform X1, which translates to MVRGTCGAPWSFEGSSSLGSRLPEPRSPQLSAAMSAEVKVTGQNQEQFLLLAKSAKGAALATLIHQVLEAPGVYVFGELLDMPNVRELAESDFASTFRLLTVFAYGTYADYLAEARNLPPLTEAQKNKLRHLSVVTLAAKVKCIPYAVLLEALALRNVRQLEDLVIEAVYADVLRGSLDQRNQRLEVDYSIGRDIQRQDLSAIARTLQEWCVGCEVVLSGIEEQVSRANQHKEQQLGLKQQIESEVANLKKTIKVTTAAAAAATSQDPEQHLTELREPAPGTNQRQPGKKASKGKGLRGSAKIWSKSN; encoded by the exons ATGGTTCGGGGCACATGCGGGGCACCGTGGAGTTTTGAGGGATCGTCGTCGTTGGG CTCCAGACTTCCGGAGCCCAGGTCCCCGCAGCTCAGTGCAGCCATGAGTGCCGAGGTGAAGGTGACAGGGCAGAACCAGGAGCAATTCCTGCTCCTGGCCAAGTCGGCCAAGGGGGCAGCACTGGCCACGCTCATCCACCAGGTGCTGGAGGCCCCCGGTGTCTACGTGTTTGGGGAACTGCTGGATATGCCTAATGTTAGAGAG CTGGCTGAGAGTGACTTCGCTTCCACGTTTCGGCTACTGACGGTGTTTGCTTACGGGACATATGCTGACTACTTAG CTGAAGCCCGGAACCTTCCCCCACTCACAGAGGCTCAGAAGAATAAGCTTCGACACCTATCAGTTGTCACCCTGGCTGCCAAAGTCAAG TGTATCCCATATGCAGTGCTGCTGGAGGCCCTGGCCCTGCGGAACGTGCGGCAGCTGGAAGACCTTGTCATTGAGGCTGTGTACGCTGACGTGCTTCGAGGCTCCCTGGACCAGCGCAACCAGCGGCTGGAGGTTGACTACAGCATCGGACGGGACATCCAACGCCAGGACCTCAGTGCCATCGCCCGAACCCTACAGGAGTG GTGTGTGGGCTGTGAGGTGGTGCTGTCAGGCATTGAAGAGCAGGTGAGCCGTGCCAACCAGCACAAGGAGCAGCAGCTGGGCCTGAAGCAGCAGATTGAGAGCGAG GTTGCCAACCTTAAAAAAACCATCAAAGTTACAACAGCAGCCGCTGCCGCAGCCACATCCCAGGACCCTGAGCAGCACCTGACTGAGCTGCGGGAGCCGGCTCCTGGCACCAACCAGCGCCAGCCCGGCAAGAAGGCCTCCAAGGGCAAGGG GCTCCGAGGGAGCGCCAAGATTTGGTCCAAGTCGAACTGA